In Immundisolibacter sp., the following proteins share a genomic window:
- a CDS encoding sulfotransferase domain-containing protein codes for MSIARVDDLLRAVLLRAGRVLPPPRRKRFARQVRGWHEARCIGRANAVVLSHAKSGRTWLATMLAAYERAAGAPVGVFFSHDNYIRDWSARGAQPWHAGKRLVLLVREPGDVLVSFYHHWQHRMKPGKHWVNDYPYGPLDLWEFTQHPRTGLDNLIAFMNRLAAETAGRDDVLRVRYEDLRRTPQEALEQLIRFVAGSVDPAAVRAAVEYGSFQNMQRLERQNADDPRASSRLKPRDVNNPQSFKVRSGRVGGYREVYTPEQVARIDAQVRAELDPSFGYPLG; via the coding sequence AGTCGATGATCTGCTGCGCGCCGTCTTGCTGCGAGCGGGTCGTGTGTTGCCGCCGCCGCGGCGCAAGCGCTTTGCGCGCCAGGTTCGCGGCTGGCACGAGGCGCGCTGCATCGGGCGCGCCAATGCGGTGGTGCTGTCGCACGCCAAGAGTGGACGCACCTGGCTTGCCACCATGCTGGCCGCCTACGAGCGTGCGGCGGGTGCGCCGGTCGGGGTGTTCTTCAGTCACGACAATTACATCCGTGACTGGAGCGCGCGCGGCGCGCAGCCCTGGCATGCCGGCAAACGACTGGTACTGCTGGTGCGCGAGCCCGGGGACGTGCTGGTGTCCTTCTACCACCACTGGCAGCACCGCATGAAGCCGGGCAAGCACTGGGTCAACGACTATCCATACGGACCGCTGGATCTGTGGGAATTCACCCAGCATCCGCGCACCGGGCTCGACAATCTGATCGCCTTCATGAATCGCCTGGCAGCGGAAACCGCCGGTCGCGACGACGTGCTGCGCGTGCGTTACGAAGACCTGCGCCGCACCCCGCAGGAGGCCCTGGAACAGCTGATCCGCTTCGTGGCCGGCAGTGTCGATCCGGCCGCGGTGCGCGCGGCGGTCGAGTACGGTTCCTTCCAGAACATGCAGCGCCTGGAGCGGCAAAACGCCGACGATCCGCGGGCGTCCAGTCGGCTCAAGCCGCGCGACGTGAACAACCCGCAGTCGTTCAAGGTGCGCAGCGGGCGCGTGGGCGGCTACCGGGAGGTCTACACGCCCGAGCAGGTGGCCCGCATCGACGCCCAGGTGCGGGCCGAACTGGATCCCAGCTTCGGCTACCCGCTGGGCTGA